A section of the Virgibacillus sp. NKC19-3 genome encodes:
- a CDS encoding YdcP family protein — protein MRLAQGIIIDKEKTFGLLKFSALRREVFLQNEDGTVSSEVKERTYDLKSREQGRMIQVSIPASIPLKEFDYNAEVEMINPVADTVANATFRGADVDWFIKAEDLVLKGQQKPPQKPKKEPAEDEK, from the coding sequence ATGAGATTAGCGCAAGGCATTATTATTGATAAAGAAAAAACGTTTGGATTGTTAAAGTTTTCTGCACTACGACGTGAAGTTTTTCTTCAAAATGAAGATGGTACAGTATCTTCCGAAGTTAAAGAACGCACTTATGATTTAAAATCCAGAGAACAAGGTAGGATGATTCAAGTAAGTATTCCTGCTTCTATTCCGTTAAAGGAATTTGATTATAATGCAGAAGTGGAAATGATTAATCCCGTTGCTGATACAGTAGCAAATGCTACTTTTCGTGGTGCGGATGTGGATTGGTTTATTAAGGCAGAGGATTTAGTATTAAAAGGACAACAAAAGCCTCCCCAAAAGCCAAAAAAAGAGCCAGCGGAAGATGAAAAATAG
- the tcpF gene encoding conjugal transfer ATPase TcpF, producing MGYPIKYIENNLVFNHDGECFAYFELLPYNYSFLSEDEKIQVHEHFRQLVAQNQDGKIHALQISTENSIRSVQEKSKELVTGRLKEVAYERIDDQTEALVSMIGEHQVDYRFFIGFKLLLNEEEVSMKAMGQSMKNSLSSFMRDVNHHLMGDFVSMPNSEVARFLKMEQLLQNKISNRFNVRPLTKDDMGYIIEHLHGQSGIAFDDYNYPLTIEKGETETWIKQFDLIKPTRCLITEKQRYLKLEHEETTTYAAYFTINSIVGDLEFPSDEVFYYQQQQFDFPIDTSMHVEIMTNKKALTTVRNKKKELKDLDNHATESNNETGNNVVEALDQVNELEDVLDQTKESMYKLSYAIRVSASTLDELKQRCNEVKDFYDDLNVKLVRPFGDMLGLHGEFIPGSKRYINDYVQYVTSDFLAGLGFGATQMLGETEGIYFGYNLDTGRNVYLNPSLASQGVKGSVTNALASAFLGSLGGGKSFSNNLLVYYAVLFGGQALVVDPKAERGGWKEGLPDIADEINIVNLTSEEANKGLLDPYVIMKNKKDSESLAIDILTFLTGISSRDGEKFPVLRKAIRSVSQLEERGLMLVIHELRSDPNPLASTIADHIESFTDYDFAHLLFSDGTVQNSISLEKQLNIIQVADLVLPDAETSFEEYTTMELLSVAMLIIISTFALDFIHSDRTIFKIVDLDEAWSFLQVAQGKTLSNKLVRAGRAMNAGVYFVTQNAGDLTDEKLKNNIGVKFAFRSRDINEIKKTLDFFGVDAEDEANQRRLRELENGQCLMQDLYGRVGIIQVHPVFEDLFEAFDTRPPVIERQ from the coding sequence ATGGGCTATCCGATTAAATATATTGAAAACAATCTTGTCTTTAACCATGATGGAGAATGCTTTGCATACTTTGAGTTGCTGCCATATAATTATTCTTTTTTATCTGAAGATGAAAAAATACAGGTGCATGAACATTTCCGACAGTTAGTCGCACAGAATCAAGACGGGAAAATTCATGCATTGCAGATTAGTACAGAAAACAGTATTCGCTCTGTACAAGAAAAAAGTAAAGAACTGGTCACTGGACGATTAAAAGAAGTTGCTTATGAACGAATTGACGATCAAACAGAAGCACTTGTCTCCATGATTGGCGAACATCAGGTAGATTATCGTTTTTTTATCGGCTTTAAACTATTGTTGAATGAGGAAGAAGTCAGTATGAAAGCAATGGGACAATCCATGAAAAATTCTCTTTCTAGTTTCATGCGTGATGTCAATCATCATCTTATGGGTGATTTTGTTTCCATGCCAAATAGTGAAGTCGCTCGATTCTTAAAGATGGAACAGTTATTACAAAATAAAATTTCTAACCGATTTAACGTCCGACCGCTAACAAAAGATGATATGGGCTATATCATTGAACATCTTCATGGACAATCAGGAATTGCTTTTGATGATTACAACTATCCTCTTACGATTGAAAAAGGCGAAACGGAAACATGGATAAAACAATTTGATTTAATCAAACCAACTCGCTGTTTAATTACAGAAAAACAACGTTATCTGAAACTAGAACATGAAGAAACAACAACTTATGCAGCCTACTTTACCATTAATTCGATTGTAGGCGATTTAGAGTTTCCATCAGATGAAGTCTTTTATTATCAGCAACAACAATTTGATTTTCCGATTGATACCTCTATGCACGTCGAAATTATGACGAATAAAAAAGCACTTACAACCGTTCGTAATAAGAAAAAGGAATTAAAAGATTTAGATAATCATGCAACGGAATCTAATAATGAAACAGGAAACAATGTGGTAGAAGCTTTAGACCAAGTGAATGAGTTAGAAGATGTCCTCGATCAAACGAAGGAATCTATGTATAAATTAAGCTATGCCATTCGGGTTTCTGCATCTACATTGGATGAATTGAAACAGCGGTGTAATGAAGTCAAAGACTTTTACGATGACTTGAATGTAAAACTCGTTCGCCCGTTTGGGGATATGTTAGGTTTACATGGTGAATTTATTCCCGGCAGCAAGCGTTATATTAATGATTATGTGCAGTATGTAACTTCTGACTTTTTAGCTGGACTTGGGTTTGGTGCAACACAAATGCTGGGTGAAACTGAAGGCATTTATTTTGGTTATAACTTAGACACTGGAAGAAATGTTTATTTGAATCCAAGCCTTGCAAGTCAAGGTGTAAAAGGCTCTGTCACCAACGCTTTAGCTTCTGCCTTCTTAGGTTCGCTTGGTGGCGGTAAGTCCTTCTCGAATAACCTTCTTGTTTATTATGCAGTCCTTTTTGGCGGCCAGGCATTAGTGGTTGATCCAAAGGCAGAACGTGGCGGATGGAAAGAAGGTTTACCGGATATCGCCGATGAAATTAATATCGTTAATTTAACAAGTGAAGAAGCCAATAAAGGGCTGCTTGACCCTTATGTGATTATGAAAAACAAAAAGGATTCAGAAAGTCTGGCGATTGATATTCTTACCTTCTTAACAGGTATATCTAGCCGGGATGGTGAAAAGTTCCCTGTTTTACGAAAAGCAATTCGATCCGTTAGTCAACTGGAAGAACGAGGACTTATGCTTGTTATTCATGAATTACGAAGTGACCCTAACCCGTTAGCTTCGACTATTGCAGATCATATTGAAAGCTTTACCGATTATGATTTTGCCCATCTTCTGTTTTCAGATGGAACGGTACAAAATTCTATCAGCTTGGAAAAACAATTAAATATTATCCAAGTAGCAGATTTAGTTCTTCCAGACGCAGAAACAAGCTTTGAAGAATATACGACAATGGAGCTATTGAGTGTCGCCATGCTCATTATCATTTCCACTTTTGCCTTGGATTTTATTCACTCTGACCGCACTATTTTTAAGATTGTAGACCTTGATGAAGCTTGGTCCTTTTTACAAGTAGCACAGGGTAAAACGCTTTCTAACAAATTAGTACGTGCAGGTCGTGCCATGAATGCTGGCGTTTATTTCGTAACGCAGAACGCAGGAGATTTAACGGACGAAAAGTTAAAGAATAATATCGGTGTAAAATTTGCCTTTCGTTCCCGGGATATCAATGAAATTAAGAAAACGTTAGACTTTTTCGGAGTAGATGCTGAAGATGAAGCAAATCAAAGACGTTTACGGGAATTAGAAAATGGACAATGCCTCATGCAAGATTTATATGGAAGGGTTGGGATTATACAAGTTCACCCTGTCTTTGAAGATTTATTTGAAGCGTTCGACACTCGCCCACCTGTCATAGAAAGGCAGTGA
- a CDS encoding FtsK/SpoIIIE domain-containing protein encodes MISFKKRGKRIKEKDVSLVVQFIIIRIIGIWLIFFIPFHLSFLLSAEWQLNLFQEHFISMYGLVTLIISLLLTAGCIVMYYRYRYDQFKQIVHRQKLAKMVLENGWYETKQVTKESFFKDIPSDNTKEKISHFPKIYYRFEKGLLYIQVEITLGKFQEPLLNLETKLETGLYCEMVSKELHDSYVEYILFYDMIANRISIDEVIAQDGSLKLMKSMYWEYDKLPHMLIAGGTGGGKTYFILTIIEALLKTNAKLYILDPKNADLADLNTVMPDVYYKKEDIMACIDQFHEDMMARSEEMKQMEGYKTGENYAYLGLSPHFLIFDEYVAFMELLTSKENTAVLSKLKQIVMLGRQAGFFLVLACQRPDAKYLGDGIRDQFNFRVALGRMSEMGFGMMFGSDVQKQFFLKQIKGRGYVDKGDNVISEFYTPLVPKEHDFLQSIDSLVQESTRKKV; translated from the coding sequence ATGATTTCTTTCAAAAAACGAGGAAAACGAATTAAAGAAAAAGACGTATCCCTCGTTGTTCAATTTATCATTATACGGATAATTGGAATTTGGCTTATCTTTTTTATACCTTTTCACCTGTCTTTTTTACTTTCGGCAGAATGGCAGCTTAACCTATTTCAAGAGCATTTTATTAGTATGTATGGACTGGTAACTTTAATCATCAGTCTTTTGTTAACAGCTGGGTGTATCGTTATGTATTACCGCTATCGCTATGACCAATTTAAACAAATTGTCCACCGTCAAAAACTCGCTAAAATGGTTTTAGAAAATGGCTGGTATGAAACAAAACAAGTCACCAAAGAAAGCTTCTTTAAGGATATTCCATCTGATAACACAAAAGAAAAAATCAGCCATTTTCCAAAAATCTATTATCGTTTTGAGAAGGGATTACTGTATATTCAAGTAGAAATTACACTTGGGAAATTTCAAGAACCCTTATTAAACTTGGAAACAAAATTAGAAACCGGATTGTATTGTGAAATGGTATCGAAGGAGCTTCATGATTCCTATGTAGAATATATTTTATTTTACGATATGATAGCGAATCGAATTTCCATTGATGAAGTCATTGCACAAGATGGCAGCTTAAAGCTCATGAAATCCATGTATTGGGAATATGATAAGCTTCCTCATATGCTAATCGCAGGTGGAACTGGTGGTGGTAAAACGTACTTTATTCTCACTATCATTGAAGCTTTGTTGAAAACAAATGCAAAGTTATATATTTTAGATCCCAAAAATGCTGATTTAGCCGATTTAAATACCGTCATGCCGGATGTGTATTACAAGAAGGAAGATATAATGGCATGTATTGACCAATTTCATGAAGACATGATGGCTCGTAGTGAAGAAATGAAACAAATGGAAGGTTATAAAACCGGGGAAAATTATGCTTATTTAGGTTTATCACCACACTTTTTAATATTTGATGAGTATGTAGCATTTATGGAGCTGCTTACTTCCAAAGAAAATACAGCAGTTTTAAGCAAGCTCAAACAGATTGTCATGTTAGGCAGACAAGCAGGCTTTTTCCTTGTCTTAGCCTGTCAACGTCCAGACGCAAAATATCTTGGAGATGGAATCAGGGATCAATTTAATTTTCGAGTTGCTTTAGGTCGCATGTCAGAAATGGGATTTGGAATGATGTTCGGGAGTGACGTACAAAAACAGTTTTTCCTTAAACAAATCAAAGGTCGGGGATATGTAGATAAAGGTGACAATGTGATCTCTGAATTTTACACGCCCCTTGTTCCAAAAGAACATGATTTCTTACAGTCTATTGATTCATTAGTACAAGAATCTACAAGAAAGAAGGTATGA
- a CDS encoding conjugal transfer protein, with translation MKKLKSYTRIWSVEKVIYAINDFRLPFPVTFSQMTWFVLSLLVVILLGNLPPLSLIDGALLKYVGVPVGLTWFMSKKSFDGKKPYGFLKSVITYFFRPKVTYGGKAVKLQKQLMNETITAVKGEMYGLSD, from the coding sequence TTGAAAAAATTAAAAAGCTACACTCGGATTTGGTCAGTTGAAAAAGTGATATATGCCATTAATGATTTCCGCTTACCTTTTCCAGTCACGTTTAGTCAAATGACGTGGTTTGTGCTTTCCCTATTGGTAGTCATATTACTTGGAAATCTTCCACCACTCTCTTTGATTGATGGAGCGTTGTTAAAATATGTCGGTGTTCCCGTTGGACTGACATGGTTCATGAGTAAGAAAAGTTTTGATGGTAAAAAGCCTTATGGCTTTCTTAAATCAGTTATTACCTACTTTTTCCGCCCCAAAGTAACCTATGGGGGAAAAGCCGTCAAACTTCAAAAGCAACTCATGAATGAAACGATAACTGCGGTAAAGGGTGAAATGTATGGGCTATCCGATTAA
- a CDS encoding Mom family adenine methylcarbamoylation protein — protein MVKTPLIIKEVPKEKAIHFIRKYHYSKIIPKLCKYFLGIFSESERRLLGVVELGWGTQPLQTIRKLFPDFNLKTNDYLEIGKMCFLPEMNHNNYFGSRTLSTLIKWLKEETDCLYLYTLADGIEGKCGYVYQASNFFYCGYFKTSVYRDNRTYEKIHPRSARALLEENALFENVSKKHWLTQDFCEYKGIEKINGRMFRYIYPLTKEAKRLLKFYPYNRRNYPKDKDLVFEKRIAHRKYERISQPSFDKHASFYNVQNVD, from the coding sequence ATGGTAAAAACACCGCTTATCATCAAAGAAGTTCCAAAAGAGAAAGCTATTCATTTTATTCGGAAATATCATTACTCAAAAATAATCCCTAAGTTGTGTAAATACTTCTTAGGGATTTTTTCAGAATCAGAAAGAAGATTATTAGGTGTCGTTGAGTTAGGTTGGGGTACGCAGCCTTTACAAACAATCCGCAAACTGTTTCCTGACTTTAACTTGAAAACAAATGACTATTTGGAAATCGGTAAAATGTGTTTTCTTCCAGAAATGAATCATAATAATTATTTTGGCAGTCGAACGCTTTCTACACTTATTAAGTGGTTAAAGGAAGAAACCGACTGTCTTTATTTGTATACTTTGGCAGACGGTATTGAAGGCAAGTGCGGTTATGTTTATCAAGCGTCCAACTTCTTTTATTGCGGATATTTCAAGACCAGCGTTTATCGTGATAATCGGACGTATGAAAAGATACATCCACGTAGCGCTAGAGCTTTATTAGAAGAAAATGCACTTTTTGAAAATGTCTCGAAAAAACATTGGCTCACACAGGATTTTTGCGAATATAAAGGAATTGAGAAAATTAATGGACGAATGTTTCGCTATATCTATCCACTGACAAAAGAAGCAAAGCGTCTTTTAAAATTTTACCCCTATAACCGACGGAACTATCCAAAAGACAAAGATTTAGTTTTTGAGAAACGAATTGCACACCGGAAATATGAAAGGATAAGTCAACCTTCCTTTGATAAACATGCTTCTTTTTACAATGTCCAAAATGTCGATTAA
- a CDS encoding antirestriction protein ArdA, with protein MEMQVYIANLGKYTEGEWVGAWFSPPIDMENVKERIGLNDEYEEYAIHDFELPFEIGEYTPIEEINRLCAMVEEIEGTPLYDALSEIQGYWFSNLEELLEHQDDIIYYPDCDDMEDVARYLIEETGALGEVPVNLQNYIDYQAFGRDLEMEGNFLVSSHGVFEYPQ; from the coding sequence ATGGAAATGCAAGTTTATATAGCGAACCTTGGAAAATATACGGAGGGAGAATGGGTGGGTGCTTGGTTCTCCCCTCCTATTGATATGGAAAATGTGAAGGAACGCATTGGCTTAAATGATGAATATGAAGAATACGCTATTCATGATTTTGAACTTCCTTTTGAAATTGGAGAATATACACCAATCGAGGAAATCAATCGTTTATGCGCTATGGTGGAAGAAATTGAAGGAACGCCTTTATATGATGCTCTTTCTGAAATTCAGGGATATTGGTTTAGTAACTTAGAAGAATTATTGGAACATCAGGATGATATTATTTATTATCCTGACTGTGACGATATGGAAGATGTTGCAAGATATTTAATTGAAGAAACAGGCGCACTTGGAGAAGTTCCTGTCAATCTACAAAATTATATTGATTATCAAGCATTTGGACGTGATCTTGAAATGGAAGGTAATTTTCTTGTGTCTTCACATGGTGTATTTGAATATCCACAATAA
- a CDS encoding YdcP family protein: MELKYVIPNMEQTFGNLEYAGEGKVEQRRINGRMTTLSRSYNLYSDVQRADDIEVILPNEAGEKFFEHEEKVKLVNARITAEGYKIGDRGFTNYKLHADDIVKA; encoded by the coding sequence ATGGAACTAAAATATGTGATTCCGAACATGGAACAAACTTTTGGAAACTTAGAATACGCCGGAGAAGGTAAAGTGGAACAACGCCGGATTAATGGACGAATGACAACTCTATCTCGCAGTTATAATCTCTATTCTGACGTGCAACGGGCAGATGACATTGAAGTCATTCTTCCTAATGAAGCCGGGGAAAAATTCTTTGAACATGAGGAAAAAGTAAAATTAGTCAATGCACGTATTACCGCAGAGGGCTATAAAATCGGGGATCGTGGCTTTACAAATTATAAATTACATGCTGACGATATCGTCAAAGCATAA
- the mobT gene encoding MobT family relaxase → MNQLSWYQVLKEKRLEYGISQNKLATYAGISRPYISEIETGKVNPTETLKATLFDILEQFNPEAPLEILFDYVRIRFLTTDPVYVIEDIMQLKMDYMLHEDYAFYSYIEQYVFGDVVVMVSPDEDKGCLLELKGNGCRQFENFLLAQQRTWYDFFMHVFKTGGVFKRIDLAINDKTGILDIPFLTDKCRQEECISVFRSFKSYRSGDLVQGEDKPDMGNTLYIGSLKSDVYFCIYEKDYEQFVKYGESLEDTDAKNRLEIRLKNDRAYHAIVDLMTYEDAGRTAFSIINRYIRFVDKDENKRRSSWKVNAAWQRFLDLGENRKISLTTKPEPYTFDKTLRWLARQVAPTWKLATKLDEINQTTIIKDMLSQAKLTDRHQKLLMQQAINTDDVIHSSKDEI, encoded by the coding sequence ATGAATCAACTGTCTTGGTATCAGGTTTTAAAAGAAAAACGGTTAGAGTACGGCATATCACAAAATAAACTCGCAACTTATGCTGGTATTTCAAGACCATATATAAGTGAAATCGAGACAGGAAAAGTGAATCCTACAGAAACGCTTAAAGCAACGTTGTTTGATATTCTGGAACAGTTTAATCCAGAAGCACCACTTGAAATTTTATTTGATTATGTGCGAATTCGCTTCTTAACCACTGACCCTGTTTATGTGATTGAAGATATCATGCAATTAAAAATGGACTACATGCTGCATGAAGACTATGCCTTTTACTCTTATATCGAACAATACGTTTTTGGAGATGTGGTGGTCATGGTTTCGCCGGATGAAGATAAAGGCTGTTTGCTTGAATTGAAAGGTAACGGATGCCGACAATTTGAAAATTTTCTATTAGCCCAACAACGAACATGGTATGACTTCTTTATGCATGTTTTTAAAACAGGCGGTGTGTTTAAACGAATTGACTTAGCGATAAACGATAAAACAGGTATATTGGATATTCCCTTTCTTACAGATAAATGTCGTCAGGAAGAATGTATCTCTGTATTTCGCAGCTTTAAGAGTTATCGCTCTGGCGATTTAGTGCAAGGAGAAGATAAACCAGATATGGGAAACACACTTTATATTGGCTCATTAAAAAGTGACGTTTACTTCTGCATTTACGAGAAGGATTATGAGCAGTTTGTTAAATATGGTGAATCATTGGAAGATACGGATGCGAAAAACCGCTTAGAAATTCGGTTGAAAAATGATCGTGCGTATCATGCGATTGTGGATTTAATGACGTATGAGGATGCAGGACGAACCGCTTTTTCGATAATCAATCGCTATATTCGTTTTGTAGATAAGGATGAAAACAAACGTCGCAGCAGTTGGAAAGTAAATGCAGCATGGCAGCGTTTTTTAGATTTGGGAGAAAATCGCAAAATATCATTAACTACAAAACCTGAACCGTATACGTTCGATAAAACATTGCGTTGGTTAGCTCGTCAAGTTGCCCCCACTTGGAAATTAGCAACAAAACTCGATGAAATCAATCAAACAACAATCATTAAAGATATGTTAAGTCAGGCTAAATTAACAGACCGTCATCAAAAGTTGCTTATGCAGCAGGCAATAAATACAGATGATGTCATTCACTCCTCAAAAGATGAAATATAG